Proteins encoded together in one Piliocolobus tephrosceles isolate RC106 chromosome 15, ASM277652v3, whole genome shotgun sequence window:
- the NAT8 gene encoding N-acetyltransferase 8, which translates to MAPYHIRKYQESDRKWVVGLLSQGMAEHIPATFWQLLKLPRTLILLLGGPLALLLVSGSWLLALMFSLSLLPALWFLAKKPWKEYVDTVLRTDMSDITKSYLSERDSCFWVAESEEKVVGMVGALPVDDPTLKEKRLQLFHLSVDSEHRGQGIAKALVRTVLQFARDQDCSEVVLDTSNIQLTALSLYQSMGFQKTGQSFFCVWARLVALTTIHFIYCLPSSQAGGL; encoded by the coding sequence ATGGCTCCTTATCACATCCGCAAATACCAGGAGAGCGACCGCAAGTGGGTCGTGGGCTTGCTCTCCCAGGGGATGGCCGAGCACATCCCAGCCACCTTCTGGCAATTGCTGAAGCTGCCTCGAACCCTCATACTCTTACTTGGGGGGCCCCTTGCCCTACTCCTGGTCTCTGGCTCCTGGCTTCTGGCCCTCAtgttcagcctcagcctcctccctgccctgtgGTTCCTTGCCAAAAAACCCTGGAAGGAGTATGTAGACACAGTATTGCGCACAGACATGTCTGACATCACGAAATCCTACCTGAGTGAGCGTGACTCCTGCTTCTGGGTGGCTGAGTCTGAAGAGAAGGTGGTGGGCATGGTAGGAGCTCTGCCCGTTGATGATCCCACCTTGAAGGAGAAGCGGTTGCAGCTGTTTCATCTCTCTGTGGACAGTGAGCACCGTGGTCAGGGGATAGCAAAAGCCCTCGTCAGGACTGTCCTCCAGTTTGCCCGGGACCAGGACTGCAGTGAAGTTGTCCTGGACACCAGCAACATCCAACTTACTGCCTTGTCCCTCTACCAGAGCATGGGCTTCCAGAAGACGGGCCAGTCCTTCTTCTGCGTGTGGGCCAGGCTAGTGGCTCTTACTACAATTCATTTCATCTACTGCCTCCCTTCTTCTCAGGCAGGGGGTCTGTGA